The proteins below come from a single Streptococcus canis genomic window:
- a CDS encoding YfhO family protein → MKHRHKWVIAGFASFFLPLSIMFIVLLSMGITYHGDKTILASDAFHQYVIFAQNFRNILHGSDSLFYTFTSGLGLNFYALISYYLGSFLSPLLFFFNLTSMPDALYFFTLIKFGLIGLTACYAFHKLYPTIKAYLIVTLSLSYSLMSFLTSQLELNSWLDVFILLPLILLGLTKLIIEKKTNLYYFSISLLFIQNYYFGYMVAIFSLLYALICLLQLKSFKLALTAFLRFTTVSLMAVLTSAVMLLPTYLDLSSYGETFSPIKQLITSNAWYLDIPAKLSLGVYDTTKFNALPMIYTGLFPLLLSLIYFTLKSVPLKVKLANAILLAFIVSSFYLQPLDLFWQGMHAPNMFLHRYAWAFSVILILLACEALSRQEEFTRQKIGIAFLLLSLLLTSPYFFTQHYDFLTPSLFFLNFAFLTAYIILLIASKNKQIPLSFLISFTLIFTVLEASLNTYYQLNGIHQEWGFPTRQGYNRHLKDIDKLVKSVSKQSQPFFRMELLTPQTGNDSMKYNYHGISQFSSVRNRLSSSLLDRLGFQSLGTNLNLRYQNNTLIMDSLLGVKYNLSDKPITKFGFTKVTTSGNMILSQNHYSSPLALLTDGVYKDVNLSVNTLDNQTRLLNQLSGQSLSYFHLQPSHLVSGAKQLNQQVSGQASNFQQSTIITYQVSIPKHSQLYVSMPHIIFSNPDTKEVRVRIDNHSYIYTTDNAYSFFDLGYFKEAKMATVSFIFPKNKQISFKEPHFYSLSIASYLKAVNQINQKDVRVQTRANKIVANYKTKSVGSLVFTIPYDKGWSAQKDGKVIPITKAQGGFLKITVPKGSGQVILTFIPNGFKLGLFFSCLGMTLYYFFTFYQRRRKNLK, encoded by the coding sequence ATGAAACATCGTCATAAATGGGTAATTGCTGGTTTTGCTAGTTTCTTTTTACCATTAAGCATCATGTTTATTGTTTTACTATCAATGGGGATTACTTATCATGGTGACAAAACGATTCTAGCCAGCGATGCCTTTCACCAATATGTTATTTTTGCTCAAAATTTTAGAAATATTCTTCATGGTTCTGACAGTCTCTTTTACACTTTTACCAGCGGCTTAGGCCTAAACTTTTATGCTCTAATAAGTTATTATTTAGGGAGTTTTCTTTCTCCTCTTCTTTTCTTTTTCAATTTAACTTCTATGCCTGACGCCCTCTACTTTTTTACCTTAATAAAATTTGGGCTCATTGGTTTAACAGCTTGTTATGCTTTCCATAAGCTTTATCCTACTATAAAAGCTTATTTAATAGTGACCCTCTCTCTTTCCTATAGTTTAATGAGTTTTTTAACTAGTCAACTTGAACTCAATTCTTGGTTGGACGTTTTTATTCTTCTTCCATTGATTTTGTTAGGGCTAACTAAACTCATCATAGAAAAGAAAACGAACTTATATTACTTCAGCATCAGCCTATTATTTATCCAAAATTACTACTTTGGCTATATGGTTGCTATCTTCTCTTTGCTATATGCTCTTATTTGTCTTCTACAACTCAAAAGTTTCAAACTAGCCTTAACTGCTTTTTTGAGATTTACAACAGTGTCACTAATGGCTGTCTTAACAAGTGCTGTCATGCTACTTCCTACCTATTTAGATTTATCAAGCTACGGAGAAACTTTTTCTCCCATCAAACAATTAATCACTAGTAATGCTTGGTATTTAGATATTCCTGCTAAGCTGTCTTTAGGAGTTTATGATACTACCAAATTCAATGCTCTTCCTATGATCTACACAGGTTTATTTCCTCTCCTACTCAGTCTCATTTATTTTACTTTGAAAAGTGTTCCTTTAAAAGTCAAATTAGCTAATGCCATTTTATTAGCTTTCATTGTGTCAAGTTTCTATTTACAACCTTTAGACCTTTTCTGGCAGGGCATGCATGCTCCAAACATGTTTTTACATCGTTACGCCTGGGCTTTTTCGGTAATACTTATCCTACTAGCTTGTGAGGCCCTTTCAAGACAAGAAGAATTTACTAGACAAAAAATAGGGATTGCTTTTCTTCTTCTAAGTCTCCTATTGACAAGTCCTTATTTTTTCACTCAACATTATGATTTCTTAACACCTAGTCTTTTTTTCCTTAATTTTGCTTTTCTAACAGCCTATATTATTTTATTAATTGCCTCAAAAAATAAACAGATCCCTCTCTCTTTTTTAATAAGTTTTACACTTATCTTTACAGTCTTAGAAGCTAGTTTAAATACCTACTACCAACTCAACGGCATCCATCAAGAATGGGGATTTCCTACCCGTCAAGGTTATAATAGACACCTAAAAGACATTGATAAACTTGTTAAGTCAGTGTCAAAACAGAGTCAACCTTTTTTTAGGATGGAACTGTTAACCCCTCAAACCGGAAATGATAGCATGAAATATAACTATCATGGAATATCACAATTTTCGTCTGTTCGAAATCGCCTGTCCAGTTCTTTGCTCGATCGATTAGGTTTTCAATCTCTAGGAACAAATTTAAACCTTAGGTACCAGAACAACACCCTTATTATGGATAGTTTACTCGGTGTCAAATATAATCTTAGTGACAAACCCATCACTAAATTCGGGTTTACGAAAGTGACTACCAGTGGCAACATGATTTTATCACAAAATCATTATAGTAGTCCTTTAGCTTTGCTTACAGATGGTGTTTACAAAGATGTCAATTTAAGTGTCAACACACTTGACAACCAGACCAGATTGTTAAACCAATTAAGTGGCCAATCATTATCTTATTTTCATCTTCAACCTTCTCATCTGGTATCAGGTGCTAAACAGCTGAATCAACAAGTATCGGGACAAGCTTCTAATTTTCAGCAATCAACTATTATTACTTATCAGGTTAGTATTCCCAAACACAGTCAGCTCTATGTGAGCATGCCTCATATTATTTTTTCAAATCCAGATACAAAGGAGGTCCGTGTCCGTATTGATAATCATAGCTACATATACACCACAGATAATGCCTATTCCTTTTTTGATTTAGGTTATTTTAAAGAAGCTAAGATGGCGACAGTCTCCTTTATTTTCCCAAAAAACAAACAGATTAGCTTTAAAGAACCTCATTTTTATAGTTTATCTATTGCATCATATCTCAAAGCTGTTAATCAAATTAATCAAAAAGATGTCCGTGTTCAGACTAGAGCTAATAAGATTGTTGCTAATTATAAGACTAAATCAGTTGGCTCACTTGTCTTTACAATTCCTTATGATAAGGGGTGGTCAGCTCAAAAAGATGGAAAAGTCATTCCTATTACTAAAGCTCAAGGAGGCTTTCTCAAAATTACTGTCCCCAAAGGAAGCGGACAAGTCATTCTTACTTTTATTCCAAATGGTTTTAAATTAGGATTATTCTTTTCCTGTCTAGGAATGACCTTATACTATTTTTTTACTTTTTATCAGAGAAGAAGAAAGAATCTTAAGTGA
- the yfmF gene encoding EF-P 5-aminopentanol modification-associated protein YfmF has product MKIVQGVQLHLIKTKRFKTNHITFRFSGDLNQKTVAKRVLVAQMLATANDSYPTAKLFREKLAQLYGASLSTNVSTKGLVHIVDIDITFVQDKYAFQGEKVLDEMIHLLKDILFSPLLSIAQYQPKVFDIEKANLISYVESDKEDSFYYSSLKAKELFYLNKDLQVSKYGSPELIAKETAYTSYQEFHKMLNEDQIDIFVLGDFDDYRVVQLLHQFPFNNRKKKLDFFYLQDAGNLIRESIEKKAVNQSILQLAYHFPLVFGQREYYALVVLNGLLGSFAHSRFFTKIREEEGLAYSIGCRFDVYTGLFDVYAGIDSQNRTKTLQLIVKELNDIKMGRFSGQLVKKTKLMLVSNALLSEDYSKTMIEMVYMSSYIDPTYSIEKWMEEIDKVSKIDIIKMANLLKLQTVYFLEGK; this is encoded by the coding sequence ATGAAAATTGTTCAGGGAGTTCAACTTCATCTGATAAAGACTAAACGTTTTAAAACGAATCATATTACTTTTCGCTTTTCGGGTGATTTGAACCAAAAGACAGTGGCAAAAAGGGTCTTAGTTGCCCAAATGTTAGCAACAGCTAATGACAGTTACCCTACCGCTAAACTTTTTAGAGAGAAATTGGCACAACTTTATGGTGCCAGTCTGTCAACTAATGTGTCAACTAAAGGGTTAGTACACATTGTTGATATTGATATTACCTTTGTCCAAGACAAATATGCCTTCCAGGGGGAGAAAGTATTAGATGAGATGATTCACTTGTTAAAAGACATTTTATTTTCTCCTTTGTTGTCAATTGCTCAGTACCAACCTAAAGTTTTTGATATTGAGAAAGCTAATTTAATTAGTTACGTCGAATCGGACAAAGAAGATTCTTTTTATTACAGTTCTCTCAAGGCAAAAGAGTTGTTTTACCTTAATAAGGATTTACAGGTATCAAAATATGGTAGTCCTGAATTAATAGCGAAAGAAACTGCCTATACTAGCTATCAAGAATTTCATAAAATGCTCAATGAAGATCAGATTGATATTTTTGTTCTAGGAGATTTCGATGACTATCGTGTTGTTCAATTACTTCATCAATTTCCTTTTAACAACCGAAAGAAAAAATTAGACTTCTTTTATTTACAAGATGCGGGTAATCTTATCAGAGAATCTATTGAAAAGAAAGCAGTTAACCAATCGATTTTACAGCTAGCCTATCATTTTCCCTTGGTTTTTGGACAAAGAGAATACTATGCTTTGGTGGTCTTAAATGGTTTGTTAGGTTCCTTTGCACATTCTCGTTTTTTTACAAAAATTAGAGAAGAGGAGGGACTTGCTTACAGTATAGGGTGTCGTTTTGATGTTTACACAGGTTTATTTGATGTTTACGCAGGGATTGACAGTCAAAATCGAACCAAAACCCTACAATTAATTGTCAAGGAATTAAATGATATTAAAATGGGCCGATTTTCAGGACAACTCGTTAAAAAAACAAAGTTGATGCTGGTGAGCAATGCCTTACTATCAGAAGATTATAGTAAAACGATGATTGAGATGGTCTATATGTCTTCTTATATTGATCCAACTTACTCTATTGAAAAATGGATGGAGGAGATTGACAAGGTTAGTAAAATAGATATCATTAAGATGGCGAATCTTTTAAAACTCCAGACGGTTTACTTTTTAGAGGGGAAATAA
- the yfmH gene encoding EF-P 5-aminopentanol modification-associated protein YfmH — protein sequence MTQLVKIDYPNIDETLYYGRLVNGLTVYFIKKSGYSEKMAMLTVDFGSLDNKLTVDGKLQNAPEGIAHFLEHKLFEDKAGEDISLKFTQLGAETNAFTTFEQTSYFFSTAKEFQKGLELLQSFVLSANFTDESVNRERKIIEQEIDMYQDDPDYRAYSGILQNLFPKTSLAHDIAGTKDSIQEITKRLLDTHHSYFYHPSNMSLLVVGDIDVEANFLAIKTFQETLPCPEKKMVAIEPLHYYPVVTSSSIDMEVTTAKLVVGFRGHLALDQYSLLTYRVALKLLLAMLLGWTSKTYHEWYEDGKIDDSFDIEVDIQDKFQFVLVSLDTAEPIAMSNQIRRQLTHLNHSKDLTAKHLILLKQEMYGDFIQSLDSIEHLTSQFNLYLTDKETYFDLPRIIESITLKDILAIGKAFFEKADISDFTVFPK from the coding sequence ATGACACAATTAGTAAAGATAGATTATCCTAATATTGACGAAACTCTCTATTATGGAAGGCTGGTTAATGGCTTAACAGTCTATTTTATAAAGAAATCAGGGTACTCAGAAAAAATGGCTATGTTGACAGTCGATTTTGGTTCGCTTGATAATAAGTTGACAGTTGATGGTAAACTACAAAATGCTCCAGAAGGCATTGCTCACTTTTTAGAACATAAACTCTTTGAAGATAAGGCTGGTGAGGATATCTCACTAAAGTTTACACAGTTAGGAGCAGAAACAAATGCCTTTACCACCTTTGAACAAACTAGTTATTTCTTTTCAACAGCTAAAGAGTTTCAAAAAGGCTTAGAGCTTCTTCAGTCTTTTGTTCTATCTGCTAATTTTACAGATGAGTCTGTTAATCGAGAAAGGAAAATCATTGAACAAGAAATTGATATGTATCAGGATGATCCTGACTATCGGGCTTATAGCGGTATCCTCCAAAATTTATTTCCAAAGACAAGTTTAGCTCATGATATTGCTGGGACTAAGGACTCTATTCAAGAGATAACGAAACGTTTATTGGACACACATCATTCTTACTTTTACCACCCTTCCAATATGAGTTTATTAGTGGTTGGTGACATTGATGTTGAAGCAAACTTTTTAGCCATTAAAACCTTTCAAGAGACTCTTCCTTGTCCTGAGAAGAAGATGGTTGCTATCGAGCCCCTACATTATTATCCTGTTGTCACATCATCTTCTATTGATATGGAGGTCACGACTGCCAAATTAGTAGTTGGTTTCCGAGGACATTTAGCTTTAGATCAGTATTCTTTACTAACTTATCGTGTAGCTTTAAAGCTATTGTTGGCGATGCTTTTGGGATGGACTTCTAAAACCTATCATGAGTGGTATGAGGATGGGAAAATAGATGATTCTTTTGATATTGAAGTTGATATTCAAGATAAATTTCAGTTTGTGTTAGTATCACTTGACACTGCTGAACCAATTGCCATGTCTAACCAGATTCGACGACAATTAACACATTTGAACCATTCAAAAGATTTGACTGCTAAGCATCTAATCCTCTTGAAGCAAGAAATGTATGGTGATTTTATTCAAAGCTTAGATTCTATTGAACACTTAACCAGTCAGTTCAATCTTTACTTGACGGATAAAGAAACTTATTTTGATCTTCCAAGAATTATAGAATCCATAACCTTGAAAGATATTTTAGCTATTGGTAAAGCCTTTTTTGAGAAAGCAGATATTTCAGATTTCACTGTCTTTCCAAAATAG
- a CDS encoding helix-turn-helix domain-containing protein, with the protein MSDKSLGEVLRESRVGKNITLDDIESKTGISSHYLLAMELDQFKIIPEEKFDQFLKEYADIVELDFITLKRRYHYQVNAKKNSDTKSVTEIVEEKLSQKRLQEKRAAEQRTEYVKLSETSKAQETLVIPVKTVGLDSKTPPKVMPSMSHFKADDRLVPKKAKVSRLSRYSNDDRSKKTVIPVVILSLVALAIVSFIFFAVWQQFEKGQRAKEAEIALMKASKKAKEASKASSSEPKTQITTEGADNYLEATITKSKETVDITVSLTEAENSWISLTNSEIGESGITLTQDSPTYTATLPADVTESLLTLGITKGVSVTVDGQPVDLSALTSTDLSYITFKIQ; encoded by the coding sequence ATGAGTGACAAAAGTCTCGGTGAAGTTTTAAGAGAATCACGTGTTGGAAAAAATATCACGCTAGATGACATCGAATCGAAAACGGGGATTTCTTCCCATTACTTGTTAGCGATGGAATTAGATCAATTTAAGATTATTCCAGAAGAAAAGTTTGATCAATTTTTGAAAGAATACGCTGATATTGTCGAATTAGATTTTATTACTTTAAAGCGGCGTTATCATTATCAAGTGAACGCTAAAAAAAATAGTGATACCAAGTCCGTAACAGAAATTGTTGAAGAGAAGTTGAGCCAGAAACGTTTGCAGGAAAAACGAGCCGCCGAGCAGCGTACGGAATATGTGAAGCTGTCAGAGACTTCTAAAGCTCAAGAAACGCTGGTTATTCCTGTGAAAACTGTTGGTTTGGATTCTAAAACACCTCCTAAGGTTATGCCATCGATGAGTCATTTTAAAGCGGATGACCGTTTAGTTCCTAAGAAGGCAAAGGTGTCACGTTTAAGCCGTTATAGCAATGATGATAGGTCTAAAAAAACGGTAATTCCAGTTGTTATTTTAAGCTTGGTTGCTTTGGCTATCGTGAGCTTTATCTTTTTTGCTGTTTGGCAGCAATTTGAAAAAGGTCAACGAGCTAAAGAGGCTGAAATAGCTTTAATGAAAGCTTCTAAAAAGGCCAAAGAAGCATCAAAAGCAAGTTCCAGTGAGCCTAAAACTCAGATTACGACTGAAGGTGCCGATAACTATTTGGAAGCAACAATTACTAAATCAAAAGAAACTGTTGACATTACGGTTTCATTGACAGAGGCGGAAAATAGCTGGATTTCTTTAACAAATTCGGAAATTGGTGAAAGTGGCATCACCTTAACACAAGATTCTCCAACTTACACTGCAACTTTACCTGCTGACGTCACAGAGTCTCTCTTGACACTTGGTATTACAAAAGGTGTCTCTGTGACTGTTGATGGGCAACCTGTTGATTTATCTGCTTTGACAAGTACTGATTTAAGTTATATTACATTTAAGATTCAATAA
- the pgsA gene encoding CDP-diacylglycerol--glycerol-3-phosphate 3-phosphatidyltransferase has translation MTKKENIPNLLTLVRIIMVPLFLLVTSFSSEIGWHIFAAIIFAIASLTDYLDGYLARKWHVVTNFGKFADPLADKMLVMTAFIMLVGLDLSPAWVSAVIICRELAVTGLRLLLVETGGKVLAAAMPGKIKTTTQMLSVIFLLCHWTFLGNVFLYIALFFTIYSGYDYFKGASFLFKDTFK, from the coding sequence ATGACAAAAAAAGAAAACATTCCCAATTTATTAACGCTTGTTCGCATTATCATGGTTCCCCTCTTTCTTCTTGTTACTTCTTTCTCTAGCGAAATTGGGTGGCATATTTTTGCGGCGATTATTTTTGCAATTGCTAGCTTGACAGACTATTTAGATGGGTATCTTGCAAGGAAGTGGCATGTGGTTACTAATTTTGGGAAGTTTGCCGATCCTTTAGCAGATAAGATGCTTGTCATGACCGCTTTTATCATGTTAGTTGGACTTGACTTGTCTCCTGCGTGGGTATCAGCTGTTATTATTTGTCGAGAATTGGCAGTAACAGGCCTTCGATTATTACTTGTTGAAACAGGTGGAAAGGTTCTTGCTGCTGCTATGCCGGGAAAAATCAAGACAACGACACAAATGCTATCTGTCATTTTCTTACTGTGCCATTGGACATTTCTAGGAAATGTCTTCCTCTACATTGCTCTTTTCTTTACCATTTACTCTGGTTATGACTATTTCAAAGGAGCAAGCTTTCTTTTTAAGGATACCTTTAAATAA
- a CDS encoding energy-coupling factor ABC transporter ATP-binding protein — protein MTTIIELKQVTFSYNPNQEKPTLNQVSFHVKQGEWLSIIGHNGSGKSTTVRLIDGLLEPESGDIFVDGDLLTKKNIWDIRHKIGMVFQNPDNQFVGATVEDDVAFGLENKGIPHQEMKERVNHALQLVGMQDFKHREPSRLSGGQKQRVAIAGAVAMRPKIIILDEATSMLDPKGRLELIRTIQSIREDYQLTVISITHDLDEVALSDRVLVMKDGQVESASTPEQLFARGDDLLQLGLDIPFTASVVRMLKEEGYPIEADYLTEKELENQLCQLISKM, from the coding sequence ATGACAACTATTATTGAACTCAAGCAAGTCACATTTAGCTACAACCCTAACCAAGAAAAGCCAACGTTAAATCAGGTTTCGTTTCATGTGAAACAAGGCGAATGGTTATCTATTATTGGGCACAATGGTTCTGGAAAATCAACTACTGTCCGTTTGATTGATGGTCTATTAGAGCCAGAGTCCGGAGACATTTTTGTTGATGGCGATTTGTTAACGAAAAAAAATATCTGGGACATTCGTCATAAGATTGGTATGGTATTCCAGAACCCTGATAACCAATTTGTAGGGGCAACAGTTGAAGATGATGTTGCTTTTGGTCTTGAAAATAAAGGAATTCCTCATCAAGAGATGAAAGAACGTGTCAACCATGCGTTACAACTCGTGGGTATGCAAGATTTCAAACATAGAGAACCATCTCGTTTGTCTGGTGGACAAAAACAGCGTGTTGCTATCGCAGGGGCTGTTGCTATGAGGCCAAAAATCATTATTTTAGATGAAGCCACTAGTATGCTTGATCCTAAGGGACGCTTAGAGTTGATTCGGACCATTCAGTCGATTCGTGAGGATTATCAGTTAACAGTGATTTCCATTACCCATGATTTAGATGAAGTCGCTCTTAGTGACAGAGTTTTAGTAATGAAAGATGGACAAGTAGAATCGGCATCCACACCAGAACAATTATTTGCAAGAGGGGATGACCTTCTCCAGTTGGGACTTGATATTCCCTTTACCGCTTCGGTTGTGCGAATGCTTAAAGAAGAGGGGTACCCGATTGAGGCTGACTATCTCACAGAAAAGGAATTAGAAAATCAATTATGTCAATTAATTTCCAAAATGTAA
- a CDS encoding energy-coupling factor transporter ATPase, with product MSINFQNVSYTYQVGTPFEGRALFDIDLDILDNSYTAFIGHTGSGKSTIMQLLNGLHIPTQGTVRVGKQEITNQSKNKEIKSVRKHVGLVFQFPESQLFEETVLKDVAFGPQNFGVSQEKAEALAREKLALVGISENLFEKNPFELSGGQMRRVAIAGILAMQPNVLVLDEPTAGLDPKGRKELMTLFKKLHQLGMTIVLVTHLMDDVANYADFVYVLEEGKIILSGRPKSVFQRVHFLEEKQLGVPKVTKFAQRLVDRGMPISSLPVTLEELREVLKHG from the coding sequence ATGTCAATTAATTTCCAAAATGTAAGTTATACATATCAAGTAGGGACTCCTTTTGAAGGGCGTGCCCTTTTTGACATTGATTTAGATATTTTAGATAACTCTTACACAGCTTTTATTGGACATACGGGGTCTGGAAAGTCAACCATTATGCAATTGTTAAATGGGCTACATATTCCGACACAGGGAACTGTTAGGGTTGGCAAGCAGGAAATTACTAATCAGTCTAAAAATAAAGAAATCAAGTCTGTTCGTAAGCATGTGGGGCTGGTGTTTCAATTTCCAGAAAGTCAGCTATTTGAAGAGACAGTTTTGAAAGATGTGGCCTTTGGACCTCAAAATTTCGGAGTCTCTCAGGAGAAAGCAGAAGCTTTAGCACGTGAAAAACTAGCTCTTGTTGGGATTTCAGAAAATCTTTTTGAAAAGAATCCCTTTGAACTCTCAGGAGGGCAAATGCGACGTGTAGCTATTGCTGGCATCTTGGCAATGCAACCGAATGTTTTGGTTTTAGATGAGCCAACTGCTGGTCTTGATCCAAAAGGTCGCAAGGAGTTAATGACTCTGTTTAAAAAGCTTCATCAATTAGGAATGACCATTGTTTTGGTAACTCATTTGATGGATGATGTGGCGAATTATGCAGATTTTGTCTATGTGCTTGAAGAGGGAAAAATTATTTTATCAGGTAGACCTAAGTCTGTTTTTCAGCGAGTTCATTTTTTGGAGGAAAAACAGTTAGGTGTTCCTAAGGTGACTAAATTTGCTCAAAGACTGGTTGACAGAGGTATGCCTATCTCTTCTTTACCTGTTACTTTAGAAGAATTGAGAGAGGTATTGAAGCATGGATAA
- a CDS encoding energy-coupling factor transporter transmembrane component T family protein gives MDKLILGRYIPGNSIIHRLDPRSKLLAMIIYIIIIFWANNVVTNVLILTFTLVIVCLSKIKLSFFLNGVKPMIGIILFTTLFQMFFTQGGIVIFRLGILIITNLGLSQAILIFMRFVLIIFFSTLLTLTTTPLSLSDAVESLLNPLVRFRVPAHEIGLMLSLSLRFVPTLMDDTTRIMNAQKARGVDFGEGNLIQKVKSIIPILIPLFASSFKRADALAVAMEARGYQGGEGRTKYRQLNWQLKDSLAVSSVFLLGSLLFFLKNPL, from the coding sequence ATGGATAAATTGATTCTTGGTCGTTATATTCCTGGGAATTCTATCATTCATCGTCTTGACCCAAGAAGTAAATTGTTAGCAATGATTATTTATATTATCATTATCTTTTGGGCTAATAATGTCGTAACAAATGTATTGATACTGACCTTTACCTTAGTCATTGTTTGTTTATCAAAAATTAAATTATCTTTCTTTTTAAATGGGGTGAAACCAATGATTGGTATTATCCTCTTTACCACTTTATTTCAGATGTTTTTTACCCAAGGAGGAATCGTTATCTTTCGTTTGGGAATACTGATTATTACTAATTTAGGATTAAGTCAAGCCATTTTAATTTTTATGCGCTTTGTTTTAATTATTTTCTTTTCAACATTGTTAACATTAACGACAACCCCTTTAAGTTTATCCGATGCAGTAGAATCTTTGTTAAACCCTTTGGTAAGATTTAGGGTTCCAGCTCATGAAATTGGGTTAATGCTTTCTTTAAGTTTACGGTTTGTGCCAACTTTAATGGATGATACAACTCGTATCATGAATGCTCAAAAAGCGCGCGGTGTTGATTTTGGTGAGGGGAATCTGATTCAAAAAGTAAAGTCTATTATCCCTATTTTAATTCCACTCTTTGCATCAAGTTTTAAAAGAGCTGATGCCTTAGCCGTTGCTATGGAAGCAAGAGGTTATCAGGGGGGAGAAGGTCGTACGAAATACCGTCAATTAAATTGGCAACTGAAAGATAGTTTAGCAGTTAGTTCCGTTTTCTTATTAGGGAGTCTTCTTTTTTTCTTAAAGAATCCCCTATAA
- a CDS encoding transglycosylase SLT domain-containing protein yields the protein MFKKENLKQRYFSFGVIAFAVAMLAVIFAFSSKNVDTESYAKKSETKVVKKTKKSSPEMTKEEPKEAPTSASSEAAPTPETTVTAATQETQVVQQEATQAVQYTAAPVAYSGGGVVLSNGNTAGAVGSQAAAQMAAATGVPQSTWEHIIARESNGNPSAANASGASGLFQTMPGWGSTATVQDQVNSALNAYRAQGLSAWGY from the coding sequence ATGTTTAAAAAAGAAAATTTAAAACAACGTTATTTTAGTTTTGGGGTTATAGCATTTGCTGTAGCTATGTTAGCTGTGATTTTTGCTTTTTCAAGTAAAAATGTTGATACTGAATCATACGCTAAGAAATCTGAAACTAAAGTCGTCAAAAAAACTAAAAAATCTAGCCCAGAAATGACTAAGGAAGAACCTAAAGAAGCACCAACAAGTGCCTCTTCAGAGGCAGCTCCAACTCCTGAAACAACAGTGACTGCAGCAACACAAGAAACTCAAGTGGTACAACAAGAAGCCACTCAGGCTGTTCAATACACAGCAGCTCCAGTTGCTTATAGTGGAGGCGGTGTTGTTCTTTCAAATGGGAACACTGCTGGCGCTGTAGGGAGTCAAGCAGCGGCACAAATGGCAGCTGCAACAGGTGTACCACAATCAACATGGGAGCACATCATTGCGCGTGAGTCAAATGGAAATCCGAGTGCAGCCAATGCTTCTGGTGCATCAGGTTTATTCCAAACGATGCCAGGCTGGGGTTCAACAGCAACTGTTCAAGACCAAGTGAATTCAGCTTTGAATGCTTATCGTGCACAAGGGTTGTCAGCTTGGGGTTACTAA
- a CDS encoding HAD hydrolase-like protein, which produces MLKAILFDLDGTLVDSSSGILNAFRYTFDNMNQMCPTNKVLSTYIGPPLETTFKEFFETK; this is translated from the coding sequence ATGTTGAAAGCCATTTTATTTGATTTAGACGGTACCTTGGTCGATTCAAGCTCTGGGATTTTAAATGCTTTTAGATACACATTTGACAACATGAATCAAATGTGCCCGACCAATAAAGTTCTGTCAACCTATATCGGTCCACCTTTAGAAACAACTTTTAAAGAATTTTTTGAAACCAAATAA